A window from Canis lupus familiaris isolate Mischka breed German Shepherd chromosome 18, alternate assembly UU_Cfam_GSD_1.0, whole genome shotgun sequence encodes these proteins:
- the DGKZ gene encoding diacylglycerol kinase zeta isoform X12, which translates to MWAGALWKHPKAITKSGLQHLAPPPPTPGALCSEPERQIRSTVDWSESATYGEHIWFETNVSGDFCYVGEQYCVAKMLQKSVSRRKCAACKIVVHTPCIEQLEKINFRCKPSFRESGSRNIREPTFVRHHWVHRRRQDGKCRHCGKGFQQKFTFHSKEIVAISCSWCKQAYHSKVSCFMLQQIEEPCSLGVHAAVVIPPTWILRARRPQNTLKASKKKKRASFKRKSSKKGPEEGRWRPFIIRPTPSPLMKPLLVFVNPKSGGNQGAKIIQSFLWYLNPRQVFDLSQGGPKEALEMYRKVHNLRILACGGDGTVGWILSTLDQLRLKPPPPVAILPLGTGNDLARTLNWGGGYTDEPVSKILSHVEEGNVVQLDRWDLRAEPNPDAGPEERDEGATDRLPLDVFNNYFSLGFDAHVTLEFHESREANPEKFNSRFRNKMFYAGTAFSDFLMGSSKDLAKHIRVVCDGTDLTPKIQDLKPQCIVFLNIPRYCAGTMPWGHPGEHHDFEPQRHDDGYLEVIGFTMTSLAALQVGGHGERLTQCREVVLTTSKAIPVQVDGEPCKLAASRIRIALRNQATMVQKAKRRSAAPLHSDQQPVPEQLRIQVSRVSMHDYEALHYDKEQLKEASVPLGTVVVPGDSDLELCRAHIERLQQQEPEGAGAKSPTCQKLSPKWCFLDATTASRFYRIDRAQEHLNYVTEIAQDEIYILDPELLGASARPDLPTPTSPLPTSPCSPTLRSLPGDAVPPKGEELIEAAKRNNFCKLQELHRAGGDLMHRDEQSRTLLHHAVSTGSKEVVRYLLDHAPPEILDAVEENGETCLHQAAALGQRTICHYIVEAGASLMKTDQQGDTPRQRAEKAQDTELAAYLENRQHYQMIQREDQETAV; encoded by the exons ATGTGGGCTGGAGCCCTATGGAAGCACCC GAAAGCCATCACCAAGTCGGGCCTCCAGCACCTggcaccccctcctcccactcccggGGCCCTGTGCAGTGAGCCAGAGCGGCAGATCCGGAGCACTGTGGACTGGAGT GAATCCGCGACGTATGGGGAACACATCTGGTTCGAGACCAACGTGTCGGGGGACTTCTGCTATGTTGGGGAGCAGTACTGTGTAGCTAAGATGCTG CAGAAGTCAGTGTCCCGGAGAAAGTGTGCAGCCTGCAAGATCGTGGTGCACACCCCCTGCATCGAGCAGCTAGAGAAG ATAAATTTCCGCTGTAAACCATCCTTCCGTGAATCAGGCTCCAGGAACATCCGTGAG CCAACCTTCGTGCGGCACCACTGGGTACACAGACGACGTCAGGATGGCAAGTGTCGGCACTGTGGGAAG GGCTTCCAGCAGAAGTTCACCTTCCACAGCAAGGAGATTGTGGCCATCAGTTGCTCCTGGTGCAAGCAAGCG TACCACAGCAAGGTGTCCTGCTTCATGCTGCAGCAGATAGAGGAGCCGTGCTCCCTGGGTGTCCACGCTGCTGTGGTCATCCCGCCCACCTGGATCCTCCGTGCCCGCAGGCCCCAG AATACCCTCAAGgcaagcaagaagaaaaagagagcatcCTTCAAGAGGAAATCGAGCAAGAAAGGGCCAGAG GAGGGCCGCTGGAGACCCTTCATCATCAGGCCCACCCCGTCACCCCTCATGAAGCCCCTGCTGGTGTTTGTGAACCCCAAGAGTGGAGGCAACCAG GGCGCTAAGATCATCCAGTCCTTCCTGTGGTATCTCAACCCCCGCCAAGTCTTTGACCTGAGCCAGGGCGGGCCCAAGGAGGC GCTGGAGATGTACCGCAAAGTGCACAACCTGCGGATCCTGGCGTGTGGAGGTGATGGCACG GTTGGCTGGATCCTCTCCACTCTGGACCAGCTGCGCCTAAAGCCACCACCACCCGTCGCCATCCTGCCCCTGGGCACTGGCAATGACTTGGCCCGTACCCTCAACTGGGGTGGG GGTTACACGGATGAGCCCGTGTCCAAGATCCTGTCGCATGTGGAGGAGGGGAATGTGGTGCAGCTAGACCGCTGGGACCTCCGTGCTGAGCCCAATCCTGATGCGGGGCCTGAGGAGCGGGACGAGGGCGCCACTGACCGG CTGCCCCTGGATGTCTTCAACAACTACTTCAGCCTGGGCTTTGATGCCCACGTCACCCTGGAGTTTCATGAGTCTCGAG AGGCCAACCCGGAGAAATTCAACAGCCGCTTTCGGAATAAGATGTTCTATGCCGGG acaGCCTTCTCCGACTTCCTGATGGGCAGCTCCAAGGACTTGGCCAAGCACATCCGAGTGGTG TGTGACGGAACTGACCTGACCCCCAAGATTCAGGACCTGAAACCCCAGTGCATTGTTTTCCTGAATATCCCCAG GTACTGCGCAGGCACCATGCCCTGGGGCCACCCTGGGGAGCACCATGACTTTGAGCCCCAGCGGCATGATGATGGCTACCTCGAGGTCATTGGCTTTACCATGACGTCCCTG GCAGCACTGCAGGTGGGTGGGCACGGCGAGCGGTTGACGCAGTGCCGCGAGGTGGTGCTCACTACGTCCAAGGCCATCCCGGTGCAGGTGGATGGCGAGCCCTGCAAGCTCGCAGCCTCGCGCATCCGCATCGCCCTGCGCAACCAGGCCACCATGGTGCAGAAGGCCAAGCGGCGGAGTGCCGCCCCCCTGCATAGCGA CCAGCAGCCCGTGCCTGAGCAGCTGCGGATCCAGGTGAGCCGAGTCAGCATGCACGACTACGAGGCCCTGCATTACGACAAGGAGCAGCTCAAGGAGGCCT CTGTGCCACTGGGCACCGTGGTGGTCCCGGGAGACAGCGACCTAGAGCTCTGCCGTGCCCACATCGAGAGGCTCCAGCAG CAGGAGCCCGAAGGTGCTGGAGCCAAGTCCCCCACCTGCCAGAAACTGTCCCCCAAGTGGTGCTTCCTAGATG CCACCACTGCCAGCCGCTTCTACAGGATCGACCGGGCCCAG GAACACCTCAACTACGTGACCGAGATTGCACAGGACGAGATTTATATCTTGGACCCAGAGCTGCTGGGGGCATCTGCCCGGCCTGACCTCCCAACCCccacttcccctctccccacctccccctgctcacccACGCTCCG GTCACTGCCAGGGGACGCGGTGCCCCCCAAAG GTGAAGAGCTGATTGAGGCGGCCAAGAGGAACAACTTCTGTAAG cTCCAGGAGCTGCACCGAGCGGGGGGTGACCTCATGCACCGGGACGAGCAGAGCCGCACGCTCCTGCACCACGCGGTCAGCACAGGCAGCAAGGAAGTGGTCCGCTACCTGCTGGACCACG ccccccCAGAGATCCTTGATGCTGTGGAGGAGAA TGGGGAGACGTGTCTGCACCAGGCGGCAGCCCTGGGCCAGCGCACCATCTGCCACTACATCGTGGAGGCTGGGGCCTCTCTCATGAAGACAGACCAGCAG GGCGACACTCCCCGGCAGCGGGCCGAGAAGGCTCAGGACACGGAGCTGGCCGCCTACCTGGAGAACCGGCAGCACTACCAGATGATCCAGCGGGAGGACCAAGAGACGGCCGTGTAG
- the DGKZ gene encoding diacylglycerol kinase zeta isoform X11, with the protein MEPRDGSPEARSSDSESASASSSGSERDAGPEPDKAPRRLNKRRFPGLRLFGHRKAITKSGLQHLAPPPPTPGALCSEPERQIRSTVDWSESATYGEHIWFETNVSGDFCYVGEQYCVAKMLKSVSRRKCAACKIVVHTPCIEQLEKINFRCKPSFRESGSRNIREPTFVRHHWVHRRRQDGKCRHCGKGFQQKFTFHSKEIVAISCSWCKQAYHSKVSCFMLQQIEEPCSLGVHAAVVIPPTWILRARRPQNTLKASKKKKRASFKRKSSKKGPEEGRWRPFIIRPTPSPLMKPLLVFVNPKSGGNQGAKIIQSFLWYLNPRQVFDLSQGGPKEALEMYRKVHNLRILACGGDGTVGWILSTLDQLRLKPPPPVAILPLGTGNDLARTLNWGGGYTDEPVSKILSHVEEGNVVQLDRWDLRAEPNPDAGPEERDEGATDRLPLDVFNNYFSLGFDAHVTLEFHESREANPEKFNSRFRNKMFYAGTAFSDFLMGSSKDLAKHIRVVCDGTDLTPKIQDLKPQCIVFLNIPRYCAGTMPWGHPGEHHDFEPQRHDDGYLEVIGFTMTSLAALQVGGHGERLTQCREVVLTTSKAIPVQVDGEPCKLAASRIRIALRNQATMVQKAKRRSAAPLHSDQQPVPEQLRIQVSRVSMHDYEALHYDKEQLKEASVPLGTVVVPGDSDLELCRAHIERLQQEPEGAGAKSPTCQKLSPKWCFLDATTASRFYRIDRAQEHLNYVTEIAQDEIYILDPELLGASARPDLPTPTSPLPTSPCSPTLRSLPGDAVPPKGEELIEAAKRNNFCKLQELHRAGGDLMHRDEQSRTLLHHAVSTGSKEVVRYLLDHAPPEILDAVEENGETCLHQAAALGQRTICHYIVEAGASLMKTDQQGDTPRQRAEKAQDTELAAYLENRQHYQMIQREDQETAV; encoded by the exons GAAAGCCATCACCAAGTCGGGCCTCCAGCACCTggcaccccctcctcccactcccggGGCCCTGTGCAGTGAGCCAGAGCGGCAGATCCGGAGCACTGTGGACTGGAGT GAATCCGCGACGTATGGGGAACACATCTGGTTCGAGACCAACGTGTCGGGGGACTTCTGCTATGTTGGGGAGCAGTACTGTGTAGCTAAGATGCTG AAGTCAGTGTCCCGGAGAAAGTGTGCAGCCTGCAAGATCGTGGTGCACACCCCCTGCATCGAGCAGCTAGAGAAG ATAAATTTCCGCTGTAAACCATCCTTCCGTGAATCAGGCTCCAGGAACATCCGTGAG CCAACCTTCGTGCGGCACCACTGGGTACACAGACGACGTCAGGATGGCAAGTGTCGGCACTGTGGGAAG GGCTTCCAGCAGAAGTTCACCTTCCACAGCAAGGAGATTGTGGCCATCAGTTGCTCCTGGTGCAAGCAAGCG TACCACAGCAAGGTGTCCTGCTTCATGCTGCAGCAGATAGAGGAGCCGTGCTCCCTGGGTGTCCACGCTGCTGTGGTCATCCCGCCCACCTGGATCCTCCGTGCCCGCAGGCCCCAG AATACCCTCAAGgcaagcaagaagaaaaagagagcatcCTTCAAGAGGAAATCGAGCAAGAAAGGGCCAGAG GAGGGCCGCTGGAGACCCTTCATCATCAGGCCCACCCCGTCACCCCTCATGAAGCCCCTGCTGGTGTTTGTGAACCCCAAGAGTGGAGGCAACCAG GGCGCTAAGATCATCCAGTCCTTCCTGTGGTATCTCAACCCCCGCCAAGTCTTTGACCTGAGCCAGGGCGGGCCCAAGGAGGC GCTGGAGATGTACCGCAAAGTGCACAACCTGCGGATCCTGGCGTGTGGAGGTGATGGCACG GTTGGCTGGATCCTCTCCACTCTGGACCAGCTGCGCCTAAAGCCACCACCACCCGTCGCCATCCTGCCCCTGGGCACTGGCAATGACTTGGCCCGTACCCTCAACTGGGGTGGG GGTTACACGGATGAGCCCGTGTCCAAGATCCTGTCGCATGTGGAGGAGGGGAATGTGGTGCAGCTAGACCGCTGGGACCTCCGTGCTGAGCCCAATCCTGATGCGGGGCCTGAGGAGCGGGACGAGGGCGCCACTGACCGG CTGCCCCTGGATGTCTTCAACAACTACTTCAGCCTGGGCTTTGATGCCCACGTCACCCTGGAGTTTCATGAGTCTCGAG AGGCCAACCCGGAGAAATTCAACAGCCGCTTTCGGAATAAGATGTTCTATGCCGGG acaGCCTTCTCCGACTTCCTGATGGGCAGCTCCAAGGACTTGGCCAAGCACATCCGAGTGGTG TGTGACGGAACTGACCTGACCCCCAAGATTCAGGACCTGAAACCCCAGTGCATTGTTTTCCTGAATATCCCCAG GTACTGCGCAGGCACCATGCCCTGGGGCCACCCTGGGGAGCACCATGACTTTGAGCCCCAGCGGCATGATGATGGCTACCTCGAGGTCATTGGCTTTACCATGACGTCCCTG GCAGCACTGCAGGTGGGTGGGCACGGCGAGCGGTTGACGCAGTGCCGCGAGGTGGTGCTCACTACGTCCAAGGCCATCCCGGTGCAGGTGGATGGCGAGCCCTGCAAGCTCGCAGCCTCGCGCATCCGCATCGCCCTGCGCAACCAGGCCACCATGGTGCAGAAGGCCAAGCGGCGGAGTGCCGCCCCCCTGCATAGCGA CCAGCAGCCCGTGCCTGAGCAGCTGCGGATCCAGGTGAGCCGAGTCAGCATGCACGACTACGAGGCCCTGCATTACGACAAGGAGCAGCTCAAGGAGGCCT CTGTGCCACTGGGCACCGTGGTGGTCCCGGGAGACAGCGACCTAGAGCTCTGCCGTGCCCACATCGAGAGGCTCCAGCAG GAGCCCGAAGGTGCTGGAGCCAAGTCCCCCACCTGCCAGAAACTGTCCCCCAAGTGGTGCTTCCTAGATG CCACCACTGCCAGCCGCTTCTACAGGATCGACCGGGCCCAG GAACACCTCAACTACGTGACCGAGATTGCACAGGACGAGATTTATATCTTGGACCCAGAGCTGCTGGGGGCATCTGCCCGGCCTGACCTCCCAACCCccacttcccctctccccacctccccctgctcacccACGCTCCG GTCACTGCCAGGGGACGCGGTGCCCCCCAAAG GTGAAGAGCTGATTGAGGCGGCCAAGAGGAACAACTTCTGTAAG cTCCAGGAGCTGCACCGAGCGGGGGGTGACCTCATGCACCGGGACGAGCAGAGCCGCACGCTCCTGCACCACGCGGTCAGCACAGGCAGCAAGGAAGTGGTCCGCTACCTGCTGGACCACG ccccccCAGAGATCCTTGATGCTGTGGAGGAGAA TGGGGAGACGTGTCTGCACCAGGCGGCAGCCCTGGGCCAGCGCACCATCTGCCACTACATCGTGGAGGCTGGGGCCTCTCTCATGAAGACAGACCAGCAG GGCGACACTCCCCGGCAGCGGGCCGAGAAGGCTCAGGACACGGAGCTGGCCGCCTACCTGGAGAACCGGCAGCACTACCAGATGATCCAGCGGGAGGACCAAGAGACGGCCGTGTAG
- the DGKZ gene encoding diacylglycerol kinase zeta isoform X5: protein MSVLGAGHSTGAGCDEATALGPAEALGTEEGERPGALRQMWRYRSWDVPQIPAEAPQTQKAITKSGLQHLAPPPPTPGALCSEPERQIRSTVDWSESATYGEHIWFETNVSGDFCYVGEQYCVAKMLQKSVSRRKCAACKIVVHTPCIEQLEKINFRCKPSFRESGSRNIREPTFVRHHWVHRRRQDGKCRHCGKGFQQKFTFHSKEIVAISCSWCKQAYHSKVSCFMLQQIEEPCSLGVHAAVVIPPTWILRARRPQNTLKASKKKKRASFKRKSSKKGPEEGRWRPFIIRPTPSPLMKPLLVFVNPKSGGNQGAKIIQSFLWYLNPRQVFDLSQGGPKEALEMYRKVHNLRILACGGDGTVGWILSTLDQLRLKPPPPVAILPLGTGNDLARTLNWGGGYTDEPVSKILSHVEEGNVVQLDRWDLRAEPNPDAGPEERDEGATDRLPLDVFNNYFSLGFDAHVTLEFHESREANPEKFNSRFRNKMFYAGTAFSDFLMGSSKDLAKHIRVVCDGTDLTPKIQDLKPQCIVFLNIPRYCAGTMPWGHPGEHHDFEPQRHDDGYLEVIGFTMTSLAALQVGGHGERLTQCREVVLTTSKAIPVQVDGEPCKLAASRIRIALRNQATMVQKAKRRSAAPLHSDQQPVPEQLRIQVSRVSMHDYEALHYDKEQLKEASVPLGTVVVPGDSDLELCRAHIERLQQQEPEGAGAKSPTCQKLSPKWCFLDATTASRFYRIDRAQEHLNYVTEIAQDEIYILDPELLGASARPDLPTPTSPLPTSPCSPTLRSLPGDAVPPKGEELIEAAKRNNFCKLQELHRAGGDLMHRDEQSRTLLHHAVSTGSKEVVRYLLDHAPPEILDAVEENGETCLHQAAALGQRTICHYIVEAGASLMKTDQQGDTPRQRAEKAQDTELAAYLENRQHYQMIQREDQETAV from the exons GAAAGCCATCACCAAGTCGGGCCTCCAGCACCTggcaccccctcctcccactcccggGGCCCTGTGCAGTGAGCCAGAGCGGCAGATCCGGAGCACTGTGGACTGGAGT GAATCCGCGACGTATGGGGAACACATCTGGTTCGAGACCAACGTGTCGGGGGACTTCTGCTATGTTGGGGAGCAGTACTGTGTAGCTAAGATGCTG CAGAAGTCAGTGTCCCGGAGAAAGTGTGCAGCCTGCAAGATCGTGGTGCACACCCCCTGCATCGAGCAGCTAGAGAAG ATAAATTTCCGCTGTAAACCATCCTTCCGTGAATCAGGCTCCAGGAACATCCGTGAG CCAACCTTCGTGCGGCACCACTGGGTACACAGACGACGTCAGGATGGCAAGTGTCGGCACTGTGGGAAG GGCTTCCAGCAGAAGTTCACCTTCCACAGCAAGGAGATTGTGGCCATCAGTTGCTCCTGGTGCAAGCAAGCG TACCACAGCAAGGTGTCCTGCTTCATGCTGCAGCAGATAGAGGAGCCGTGCTCCCTGGGTGTCCACGCTGCTGTGGTCATCCCGCCCACCTGGATCCTCCGTGCCCGCAGGCCCCAG AATACCCTCAAGgcaagcaagaagaaaaagagagcatcCTTCAAGAGGAAATCGAGCAAGAAAGGGCCAGAG GAGGGCCGCTGGAGACCCTTCATCATCAGGCCCACCCCGTCACCCCTCATGAAGCCCCTGCTGGTGTTTGTGAACCCCAAGAGTGGAGGCAACCAG GGCGCTAAGATCATCCAGTCCTTCCTGTGGTATCTCAACCCCCGCCAAGTCTTTGACCTGAGCCAGGGCGGGCCCAAGGAGGC GCTGGAGATGTACCGCAAAGTGCACAACCTGCGGATCCTGGCGTGTGGAGGTGATGGCACG GTTGGCTGGATCCTCTCCACTCTGGACCAGCTGCGCCTAAAGCCACCACCACCCGTCGCCATCCTGCCCCTGGGCACTGGCAATGACTTGGCCCGTACCCTCAACTGGGGTGGG GGTTACACGGATGAGCCCGTGTCCAAGATCCTGTCGCATGTGGAGGAGGGGAATGTGGTGCAGCTAGACCGCTGGGACCTCCGTGCTGAGCCCAATCCTGATGCGGGGCCTGAGGAGCGGGACGAGGGCGCCACTGACCGG CTGCCCCTGGATGTCTTCAACAACTACTTCAGCCTGGGCTTTGATGCCCACGTCACCCTGGAGTTTCATGAGTCTCGAG AGGCCAACCCGGAGAAATTCAACAGCCGCTTTCGGAATAAGATGTTCTATGCCGGG acaGCCTTCTCCGACTTCCTGATGGGCAGCTCCAAGGACTTGGCCAAGCACATCCGAGTGGTG TGTGACGGAACTGACCTGACCCCCAAGATTCAGGACCTGAAACCCCAGTGCATTGTTTTCCTGAATATCCCCAG GTACTGCGCAGGCACCATGCCCTGGGGCCACCCTGGGGAGCACCATGACTTTGAGCCCCAGCGGCATGATGATGGCTACCTCGAGGTCATTGGCTTTACCATGACGTCCCTG GCAGCACTGCAGGTGGGTGGGCACGGCGAGCGGTTGACGCAGTGCCGCGAGGTGGTGCTCACTACGTCCAAGGCCATCCCGGTGCAGGTGGATGGCGAGCCCTGCAAGCTCGCAGCCTCGCGCATCCGCATCGCCCTGCGCAACCAGGCCACCATGGTGCAGAAGGCCAAGCGGCGGAGTGCCGCCCCCCTGCATAGCGA CCAGCAGCCCGTGCCTGAGCAGCTGCGGATCCAGGTGAGCCGAGTCAGCATGCACGACTACGAGGCCCTGCATTACGACAAGGAGCAGCTCAAGGAGGCCT CTGTGCCACTGGGCACCGTGGTGGTCCCGGGAGACAGCGACCTAGAGCTCTGCCGTGCCCACATCGAGAGGCTCCAGCAG CAGGAGCCCGAAGGTGCTGGAGCCAAGTCCCCCACCTGCCAGAAACTGTCCCCCAAGTGGTGCTTCCTAGATG CCACCACTGCCAGCCGCTTCTACAGGATCGACCGGGCCCAG GAACACCTCAACTACGTGACCGAGATTGCACAGGACGAGATTTATATCTTGGACCCAGAGCTGCTGGGGGCATCTGCCCGGCCTGACCTCCCAACCCccacttcccctctccccacctccccctgctcacccACGCTCCG GTCACTGCCAGGGGACGCGGTGCCCCCCAAAG GTGAAGAGCTGATTGAGGCGGCCAAGAGGAACAACTTCTGTAAG cTCCAGGAGCTGCACCGAGCGGGGGGTGACCTCATGCACCGGGACGAGCAGAGCCGCACGCTCCTGCACCACGCGGTCAGCACAGGCAGCAAGGAAGTGGTCCGCTACCTGCTGGACCACG ccccccCAGAGATCCTTGATGCTGTGGAGGAGAA TGGGGAGACGTGTCTGCACCAGGCGGCAGCCCTGGGCCAGCGCACCATCTGCCACTACATCGTGGAGGCTGGGGCCTCTCTCATGAAGACAGACCAGCAG GGCGACACTCCCCGGCAGCGGGCCGAGAAGGCTCAGGACACGGAGCTGGCCGCCTACCTGGAGAACCGGCAGCACTACCAGATGATCCAGCGGGAGGACCAAGAGACGGCCGTGTAG
- the DGKZ gene encoding diacylglycerol kinase zeta isoform X13 gives MLQQIEEPCSLGVHAAVVIPPTWILRARRPQNTLKASKKKKRASFKRKSSKKGPEEGRWRPFIIRPTPSPLMKPLLVFVNPKSGGNQGAKIIQSFLWYLNPRQVFDLSQGGPKEALEMYRKVHNLRILACGGDGTVGWILSTLDQLRLKPPPPVAILPLGTGNDLARTLNWGGGYTDEPVSKILSHVEEGNVVQLDRWDLRAEPNPDAGPEERDEGATDRLPLDVFNNYFSLGFDAHVTLEFHESREANPEKFNSRFRNKMFYAGTAFSDFLMGSSKDLAKHIRVVCDGTDLTPKIQDLKPQCIVFLNIPRYCAGTMPWGHPGEHHDFEPQRHDDGYLEVIGFTMTSLAALQVGGHGERLTQCREVVLTTSKAIPVQVDGEPCKLAASRIRIALRNQATMVQKAKRRSAAPLHSDQQPVPEQLRIQVSRVSMHDYEALHYDKEQLKEASVPLGTVVVPGDSDLELCRAHIERLQQQEPEGAGAKSPTCQKLSPKWCFLDATTASRFYRIDRAQEHLNYVTEIAQDEIYILDPELLGASARPDLPTPTSPLPTSPCSPTLRSLPGDAVPPKGEELIEAAKRNNFCKLQELHRAGGDLMHRDEQSRTLLHHAVSTGSKEVVRYLLDHAPPEILDAVEENGETCLHQAAALGQRTICHYIVEAGASLMKTDQQGDTPRQRAEKAQDTELAAYLENRQHYQMIQREDQETAV, from the exons ATGCTGCAGCAGATAGAGGAGCCGTGCTCCCTGGGTGTCCACGCTGCTGTGGTCATCCCGCCCACCTGGATCCTCCGTGCCCGCAGGCCCCAG AATACCCTCAAGgcaagcaagaagaaaaagagagcatcCTTCAAGAGGAAATCGAGCAAGAAAGGGCCAGAG GAGGGCCGCTGGAGACCCTTCATCATCAGGCCCACCCCGTCACCCCTCATGAAGCCCCTGCTGGTGTTTGTGAACCCCAAGAGTGGAGGCAACCAG GGCGCTAAGATCATCCAGTCCTTCCTGTGGTATCTCAACCCCCGCCAAGTCTTTGACCTGAGCCAGGGCGGGCCCAAGGAGGC GCTGGAGATGTACCGCAAAGTGCACAACCTGCGGATCCTGGCGTGTGGAGGTGATGGCACG GTTGGCTGGATCCTCTCCACTCTGGACCAGCTGCGCCTAAAGCCACCACCACCCGTCGCCATCCTGCCCCTGGGCACTGGCAATGACTTGGCCCGTACCCTCAACTGGGGTGGG GGTTACACGGATGAGCCCGTGTCCAAGATCCTGTCGCATGTGGAGGAGGGGAATGTGGTGCAGCTAGACCGCTGGGACCTCCGTGCTGAGCCCAATCCTGATGCGGGGCCTGAGGAGCGGGACGAGGGCGCCACTGACCGG CTGCCCCTGGATGTCTTCAACAACTACTTCAGCCTGGGCTTTGATGCCCACGTCACCCTGGAGTTTCATGAGTCTCGAG AGGCCAACCCGGAGAAATTCAACAGCCGCTTTCGGAATAAGATGTTCTATGCCGGG acaGCCTTCTCCGACTTCCTGATGGGCAGCTCCAAGGACTTGGCCAAGCACATCCGAGTGGTG TGTGACGGAACTGACCTGACCCCCAAGATTCAGGACCTGAAACCCCAGTGCATTGTTTTCCTGAATATCCCCAG GTACTGCGCAGGCACCATGCCCTGGGGCCACCCTGGGGAGCACCATGACTTTGAGCCCCAGCGGCATGATGATGGCTACCTCGAGGTCATTGGCTTTACCATGACGTCCCTG GCAGCACTGCAGGTGGGTGGGCACGGCGAGCGGTTGACGCAGTGCCGCGAGGTGGTGCTCACTACGTCCAAGGCCATCCCGGTGCAGGTGGATGGCGAGCCCTGCAAGCTCGCAGCCTCGCGCATCCGCATCGCCCTGCGCAACCAGGCCACCATGGTGCAGAAGGCCAAGCGGCGGAGTGCCGCCCCCCTGCATAGCGA CCAGCAGCCCGTGCCTGAGCAGCTGCGGATCCAGGTGAGCCGAGTCAGCATGCACGACTACGAGGCCCTGCATTACGACAAGGAGCAGCTCAAGGAGGCCT CTGTGCCACTGGGCACCGTGGTGGTCCCGGGAGACAGCGACCTAGAGCTCTGCCGTGCCCACATCGAGAGGCTCCAGCAG CAGGAGCCCGAAGGTGCTGGAGCCAAGTCCCCCACCTGCCAGAAACTGTCCCCCAAGTGGTGCTTCCTAGATG CCACCACTGCCAGCCGCTTCTACAGGATCGACCGGGCCCAG GAACACCTCAACTACGTGACCGAGATTGCACAGGACGAGATTTATATCTTGGACCCAGAGCTGCTGGGGGCATCTGCCCGGCCTGACCTCCCAACCCccacttcccctctccccacctccccctgctcacccACGCTCCG GTCACTGCCAGGGGACGCGGTGCCCCCCAAAG GTGAAGAGCTGATTGAGGCGGCCAAGAGGAACAACTTCTGTAAG cTCCAGGAGCTGCACCGAGCGGGGGGTGACCTCATGCACCGGGACGAGCAGAGCCGCACGCTCCTGCACCACGCGGTCAGCACAGGCAGCAAGGAAGTGGTCCGCTACCTGCTGGACCACG ccccccCAGAGATCCTTGATGCTGTGGAGGAGAA TGGGGAGACGTGTCTGCACCAGGCGGCAGCCCTGGGCCAGCGCACCATCTGCCACTACATCGTGGAGGCTGGGGCCTCTCTCATGAAGACAGACCAGCAG GGCGACACTCCCCGGCAGCGGGCCGAGAAGGCTCAGGACACGGAGCTGGCCGCCTACCTGGAGAACCGGCAGCACTACCAGATGATCCAGCGGGAGGACCAAGAGACGGCCGTGTAG